One window of the Xiphophorus couchianus chromosome 12, X_couchianus-1.0, whole genome shotgun sequence genome contains the following:
- the hic2 gene encoding hypermethylated in cancer 2 protein, with product MELPNHAKQLLLQLNQQRAKGFLCDVIIVVENALFRAHKNILAASSIYFKSLVLHDNLINLDTEMVNPSVFRQVLDFIYTGKLLSSSDQSSEQNFSALLTAASYLQLHDLAALCRKKLKRSSGKSLPGKPSTPGPLSRLRLNNQRLSSSTPAGPNNHYPPTPSDADQPQPDEGLRDKLSDDEMFVGSAGKTGNGGNGSSNGNLSSGASAGEPDLGLDLSKKSPHSAGTATDALSPHSNSQESPQSASVSTTNSASLDDSSTTLPGVDTCISENMELNSSKTPEDSQSQPEGPPPQKKTRHAARKNEWPKKEALGLKSEDHDRPLVNGVIVGPKDGRSSGAGGGSGNSFASDQSFHCKDEEEGGENGQDHSEESGQSDGESAGGGGGAGGGHHSANYVYRQEGFEPAFGDNLYVCIPCGKGFPSSEQLNAHVETHTEDELYIKEEGGTFVKEEDEEEAEDLSAPVGPSSFGSETRPFKCTVCSKSYKDPATLRQHEKSHWLTRPFPCNICGKMFTQRGTMTRHMRSHLGLKPFACEECGMRFTRQYRLTEHMRVHSGEKPYECQLCGGKFTQQRNLISHLRMHTSPS from the coding sequence atGGAACTGCCAAATCATGCCAAACAACTGCTGCTGCAACTCAACCAGCAGAGAGCCAAGGGCttcctctgtgatgtcatcattgtGGTGGAGAACGCTCTCTTTCGCGCCCACAAGAACATCCTGGCAGCCAGCAGCATTTACTTCAAATCTCTGGTCCTCCACGATAACCTTATTAACCTCGACACGGAGATGGTGAACCCCTCTGTGTTCAGACAAGTCCTGGACTTTATCTATACTGGAAAGCTCCTGTCGTCGTCAGACCAGAGCAGCGAGCAGAACTTCAGTGCCCTCTTGACCGCAGCCAGCTACCTCCAGCTACATGACCTCGCTGCTCTGTGTAGAAAGAAGCTCAAGCGCAGTAGTGGGAAGTCCCTACCAGGAAAACCCTCCACCCCAGGTCCACTCAGCCGCTTGCGCCTCAACAACCAGCGTCTCTCCTCTTCTACCCCTGCTGGTCCCAACAACCACTATCCTCCGACCCCTTCGGATGCCGACCAACCACAGCCAGATGAAGGCCTTCGGGACAAACTGTCAGatgatgaaatgtttgttgGGAGCGCTGGGAAAACTGGGAATGGGGGAAATGGCAGCAGTAACGGTAATCTCAGCAGTGGGGCAAGTGCTGGAGAGCCAGATCTTGGGTTAGATCTGTCCAAGAAGAGTCCTCACTCTGCTGGTACAGCAACGGACGCCCTCAGCCCACACAGCAACTCCCAAGAATCCCCCCAATCTGCCTCAGTATCCACAACCAACAGTGCCTCGCTGGATGACTCCTCAACCACCCTGCCAGGTGTAGACACATGCATCTCAGAGAACATGGAGCTAAATTCTTCTAAGACGCCAGAGGACTCCCAAAGCCAGCCCGAGGGCCCACCACCCCAGAAAAAGACTCGACATGCTGCTCGTAAGAACGAATGGCCCAAAAAAGAGGCATTAGGGTTGAAGTCTGAAGATCATGACAGGCCTTTGGTCAACGGAGTGATTGTAGGTCCTAAAGATGGCCGCTCCTCTGGTGCTGGTGGAGGCAGTGGTAACAGCTTTGCATCTGACCAGTCCTTCCACTGTAAAGATGAGGAAGAAGGGGGAGAAAATGGCCAGGACCACAGTGAAGAAAGTGGTCAGAGTGATGGAGAGAGtgcaggaggtggaggaggagcaggaggcgGTCACCATAGCGCCAACTATGTGTACCGGCAGGAAGGTTTTGAGCCAGCGTTTGGGGATAACCTCTATGTGTGCATTCCCTGTGGTAAGGGCTTCCCCAGTTCTGAGCAGCTCAACGCTCATGTGGAGACCCACACTGAAGATGAGCTCTACATCAAGGAAGAGGGAGGGACCTTTGTGAaagaagaggatgaggaggaggcggaggatcTCTCTGCCCCTGTAGGTCCCTCCAGTTTTGGCTCTGAAACGCGTCCCTTCAAGTGTACCGTGTGCAGCAAGAGCTACAAAGACCCCGCAACTCTGAGGCAGCACGAAAAGAGCCACTGGCTGACCCGGCCCTTCCCCTGCAACATCTGTGGCAAAATGTTCACCCAGAGGGGAACCATGACGCGCCACATGCGCAGCCACCTGGGCCTGAAGCCATTTGCATGTGAAGAGTGCGGCATGCGGTTCACACGGCAGTACCGCCTAACGGAGCACATGCGAGTTCACTCCGGGGAGAAGCCGTACGAATGCCAGCTATGCGGTGGGAAGTTTACCCAGCAGCGCAACCTCATCAGTCACCTGAGAATGCACACCTCACCCTCTTAG